A single region of the Cyanobacteria bacterium FACHB-DQ100 genome encodes:
- a CDS encoding anhydro-N-acetylmuramic acid kinase encodes MRITGLMSGTSVDGIDAALVEISGSTDDLQATLIAGETYPYPAQLRDLILSVCSGAALSMAELAELDDEIADQFAQAALRIQTNQTPAVLIGSHGQTVFHRPPSNRLGYSLQLGRGATIAHQTKIATISNFRTADIAIGGQGAPLVPAIDAALLRHPIEYRCVQNIGGIGNVTFLPPVKSGLPIRGWDTGAGNMLIDLAVQQFSDQTYDRDGAWAASGTPNQELVDRWLQQDFFQQPPPKSTGREHFGQDYLNACLADAAGLSQADILATLTEFTAASIAHSYKTFLPQLPDRVLVCGGGSHNTYLKARLQAFLPDSIITTTDEAGLNADFKEAIAFAILAYWRYRGIPGNLPEVTGAPQPVLLGEIYHVA; translated from the coding sequence ATGCGTATAACTGGCTTGATGAGTGGTACATCCGTCGATGGCATTGATGCCGCTCTAGTTGAGATCTCTGGCTCTACAGATGACTTGCAAGCAACTCTAATCGCAGGTGAAACCTATCCCTATCCAGCACAGTTACGCGATCTCATTCTATCGGTTTGCAGTGGAGCCGCTTTATCAATGGCGGAACTTGCCGAACTCGATGACGAAATTGCTGATCAATTCGCCCAAGCCGCCCTGCGAATTCAGACCAACCAAACGCCAGCCGTTCTGATCGGTTCGCACGGTCAAACCGTTTTTCATCGTCCCCCATCCAATCGCTTAGGCTACAGCCTGCAACTTGGACGCGGAGCCACGATCGCGCATCAAACAAAAATCGCCACAATCAGCAACTTCCGCACAGCAGACATCGCGATCGGCGGACAAGGCGCACCCCTCGTTCCCGCGATCGATGCCGCTTTACTCAGACACCCGATCGAATATCGCTGTGTGCAAAACATCGGCGGCATTGGCAATGTCACCTTTTTACCTCCAGTAAAATCAGGACTACCGATTCGGGGTTGGGACACGGGAGCCGGAAATATGCTGATCGACCTGGCAGTCCAACAGTTCTCCGATCAAACTTACGATCGCGATGGCGCTTGGGCGGCTAGCGGCACCCCAAATCAAGAACTCGTCGATCGCTGGTTACAGCAAGACTTTTTTCAGCAGCCGCCGCCCAAATCTACCGGACGAGAACACTTTGGACAAGACTATCTCAACGCTTGTTTAGCCGATGCCGCAGGTCTAAGTCAGGCTGACATTTTGGCAACCCTGACCGAATTCACCGCTGCCTCGATCGCCCACAGCTACAAAACATTCCTGCCGCAACTGCCCGATCGCGTCCTAGTCTGCGGGGGTGGCAGTCATAACACTTACCTCAAAGCTCGCCTCCAAGCCTTCCTGCCCGACAGCATTATTACCACAACCGACGAAGCTGGACTGAACGCCGACTTTAAAGAAGCGATCGCATTTGCAATCCTGGCATATTGGCGCTATCGCGGAATTCCCGGTAATCTCCCGGAGGTCACAGGCGCACCGCAACCCGTACTTTTAGGGGAAATCTACCACGTAGCCTAA
- a CDS encoding pentapeptide repeat-containing protein, with protein MVETAIICRIDSSLKHKFRNAQFRNAQFRNAQFRNAQFRNAQLM; from the coding sequence ATGGTTGAAACCGCAATCATTTGCAGAATTGATTCCAGTTTGAAACACAAATTCCGAAATGCTCAATTCCGAAATGCTCAATTCCGAAATGCTCAATTCCGAAATGCTCAATTCCGAAATGCTCAATTAATGTGA
- a CDS encoding PepSY-like domain-containing protein — MPSSVQQAFNLKYPGINARWEEKPYGYEAVFVKDGREYEAEFSRSGQWLETEYEVGADQFSAIVLERVRQQYPGYAVTKHEIELTPSGTFYEVEIERGNEEIELYFDERGNSISNANEDA; from the coding sequence GTGCCAAGTTCTGTTCAGCAAGCTTTCAATCTGAAGTATCCCGGCATAAATGCAAGGTGGGAAGAAAAGCCTTACGGTTATGAAGCAGTTTTTGTAAAGGATGGCAGGGAGTATGAGGCGGAGTTTTCTCGATCGGGGCAGTGGCTCGAAACGGAATACGAAGTGGGAGCCGATCAGTTTTCTGCGATCGTGCTAGAGCGGGTGAGACAGCAATATCCGGGGTATGCGGTGACAAAGCACGAAATTGAACTGACTCCGAGCGGCACATTTTATGAGGTCGAAATTGAGCGCGGTAATGAAGAAATAGAGCTTTATTTTGACGAGCGCGGTAATTCGATCAGCAATGCCAACGAGGATGCTTAG
- the argJ gene encoding bifunctional ornithine acetyltransferase/N-acetylglutamate synthase — translation MADWQQIAGGITAPKGYKAAGITAGLKPSGLPDLALIVSEVDAIAAGVFTTSQVRAAPVDYCRERLQTKSNCRAILCNAGQANAATGAQGMIDALESAQLISQALNLASDTILLASTGVIGQRIKMDALRSAVPTLVTSLSETGNDAAAKAITTTDLVPKSIALETTIGDRPVRIGGIAKGSGMIHPNMATMLAFVTCDAAVSPPLWQQMLSRAADRSFNQITVDGDTSTNDCLIALANGQSRTPAITEAGAEAEKLEAMLTEVCMYLAKAIARDGEGATCLIEVQVSGAADDASARRVARTIAGSSLVKSAIFGRDPNWGRIAGAAGRADVTFDQAGLQIKLGEFLMMQNGQPQPFDRAAASGYLKQQAARSTEGDRQSLDHPVIISVSIGNGSGSGKAWGCDLSYDYVKINAEYTT, via the coding sequence ATGGCAGACTGGCAGCAAATCGCAGGCGGCATTACAGCCCCGAAAGGCTACAAAGCAGCAGGAATCACGGCTGGACTCAAGCCCTCTGGCTTACCAGATCTCGCCCTGATTGTCTCCGAAGTCGATGCGATCGCAGCTGGAGTCTTCACCACGTCTCAAGTCCGCGCTGCTCCGGTCGATTACTGCCGCGAACGCCTGCAAACGAAATCAAATTGTCGCGCCATTCTCTGCAACGCAGGACAAGCGAATGCCGCAACAGGCGCACAAGGCATGATTGATGCGCTCGAAAGCGCCCAACTGATTTCCCAGGCGCTCAATCTAGCTTCAGATACAATTCTGCTCGCTTCCACCGGAGTCATCGGTCAGCGCATCAAAATGGATGCGTTGCGATCAGCAGTGCCAACTCTCGTCACAAGCCTGAGCGAAACCGGAAACGATGCCGCAGCCAAAGCGATCACAACCACAGATTTAGTCCCCAAATCGATTGCGCTCGAAACGACGATCGGCGATCGTCCGGTTCGCATCGGTGGCATTGCTAAAGGTTCAGGCATGATTCACCCCAATATGGCGACAATGTTAGCGTTTGTCACTTGCGATGCGGCGGTTTCTCCTCCTCTATGGCAGCAAATGTTAAGTCGGGCAGCCGATCGTAGTTTTAACCAAATCACAGTCGATGGCGATACCAGTACGAATGATTGTTTGATTGCTTTAGCAAATGGACAATCGAGAACACCTGCCATTACCGAAGCGGGAGCCGAAGCAGAAAAGCTCGAAGCGATGCTGACAGAAGTTTGTATGTATTTGGCAAAAGCGATCGCACGAGACGGCGAAGGAGCAACCTGTCTGATTGAAGTGCAGGTTTCGGGTGCAGCCGATGACGCATCGGCGCGGAGAGTGGCGCGAACGATCGCAGGGTCGTCGCTGGTAAAATCGGCGATTTTTGGACGCGATCCGAACTGGGGCAGAATTGCGGGTGCAGCCGGACGAGCGGATGTCACCTTCGATCAAGCAGGCTTGCAAATTAAGCTGGGTGAATTTTTGATGATGCAGAACGGACAACCACAACCGTTCGATCGTGCAGCAGCGAGTGGATATTTGAAGCAACAAGCTGCAAGAAGTACAGAAGGCGATCGACAATCGTTAGATCATCCGGTGATTATCTCTGTAAGCATTGGTAACGGTTCAGGCAGTGGAAAAGCTTGGGGCTGCGATCTAAGTTATGACTATGTGAAAATCAACGCAGAGTATACAACTTAG
- the acnB gene encoding bifunctional aconitate hydratase 2/2-methylisocitrate dehydratase, which translates to MLESYRQHLAERAALGIPPLPLSPQQTSDLCELLKAPPAGEEAFLLSLLRDRIPPGVDQAAYVKAGFLSAIAKEEITSPLVSPKEAVELLGTMMGGYNVHSLIELLKSPNPEIAETATAALSKTLLVYDAFHDVQELAESGNAYAQRVLKSWAEAEWFTNRAPLPEAITVTVFKVPGETNTDDLSPATHATTRPDIPLHALAMLETRQPGSLETIVELKQKGHPLAYVGDVVGTGSSRKSAINSVLWHIGEDIPFVPNKRSSGYILGGKIAPIFFNTAEDSGALPIECDVTQFNTGDVITIYPYKGEITNESGEVISTFTLKPDTILDEVRAGGRIPLLIGRTLTDKIRSAMGLPISDLFVRPQMPADTGKGFTLAQKMVGKACGLPGVRPGTSCEPIMTTVGSQDTTGPMTRDELKELACLGFSADLVMQSFCHTAAYPKPVDIKTHHELPDFINSRGGVSLRPGDGIIHSWLNRMLLPDTVGTGGDSHTRFPLGISFPAGSGLVAFAAALGAMPLDMPESVLVRFKGKLQPGVTLRDVVNAIPYVAMQQGKLTVAKENKKNVYSGKIIEMEGLPDLQLEQAFELTDATAERSAAGCTIALSVETVSEYLRSNTALLKNMVARGYGDARTILRRVRNMEEWLADPHLLQADPDAEYADIIEVDLDQIKEPIVAAPNDPDNIKLMSECAGDPIHEVFIGSCMTNIGHYRAAAKILEGAGVAKAKLWIAPPTRMDEQQLRAEGVYEIFQATGARTEMPGCSLCMGNQARVEDGVTVFSTSTRNFNNRMGKGAQVYLGSAELAAVCALLGKIPTIKEYMSVVQEKIDPFASDLYQYLNFDRISGFEDEGRVLSKEEEAKLIASVS; encoded by the coding sequence ATGCTTGAATCTTACCGTCAACACCTCGCTGAGCGGGCGGCTTTAGGAATTCCACCCCTCCCTCTCAGCCCGCAGCAAACTTCAGACCTGTGTGAATTGCTCAAGGCTCCACCTGCAGGTGAAGAAGCGTTTCTGCTTTCGTTGTTACGCGATCGTATTCCGCCGGGAGTCGATCAAGCGGCTTACGTTAAGGCAGGATTTTTGAGCGCGATCGCGAAAGAAGAAATCACCAGTCCACTTGTCTCACCGAAAGAAGCGGTTGAACTGTTGGGCACGATGATGGGGGGCTACAATGTGCATTCGCTAATCGAATTGCTCAAGTCACCGAATCCTGAGATTGCAGAAACAGCGACAGCGGCTCTGAGTAAAACGCTGCTGGTTTACGATGCGTTTCATGATGTGCAAGAACTGGCGGAGAGCGGGAACGCCTACGCTCAGCGCGTGTTGAAGTCTTGGGCAGAGGCAGAATGGTTTACCAATCGCGCTCCTTTGCCAGAAGCAATTACGGTGACGGTGTTCAAGGTTCCGGGCGAAACCAATACTGACGATTTATCACCTGCAACTCACGCCACCACGCGCCCAGACATTCCGCTTCACGCGCTGGCAATGTTGGAAACGCGCCAACCTGGATCGCTGGAAACGATCGTCGAACTCAAACAAAAAGGGCATCCGCTTGCTTATGTGGGCGATGTGGTCGGAACCGGATCATCGCGGAAATCAGCGATCAACTCGGTGCTGTGGCACATTGGCGAGGATATTCCGTTTGTGCCGAACAAGCGATCGAGCGGTTACATTCTCGGTGGGAAAATTGCGCCAATCTTCTTCAACACAGCAGAAGATTCGGGAGCATTGCCGATCGAATGTGATGTCACGCAGTTCAATACAGGCGATGTGATCACGATTTATCCCTATAAAGGTGAAATCACCAACGAATCCGGTGAAGTTATTTCAACTTTCACGCTGAAACCGGACACGATCTTGGATGAAGTCCGAGCTGGGGGACGGATTCCCTTGCTGATCGGTCGGACGCTAACCGACAAGATTCGATCGGCAATGGGATTACCGATTTCCGATCTGTTCGTGCGTCCGCAAATGCCAGCCGATACCGGAAAAGGTTTTACACTGGCTCAAAAAATGGTGGGTAAAGCTTGTGGGCTTCCCGGTGTTCGTCCCGGAACCTCTTGTGAACCCATCATGACCACGGTTGGATCGCAAGATACCACAGGGCCCATGACCCGCGACGAACTGAAAGAACTCGCCTGTCTCGGATTCAGCGCAGATCTGGTGATGCAAAGCTTCTGCCACACAGCAGCCTATCCGAAACCTGTAGACATCAAAACCCATCACGAGCTGCCTGATTTCATTAATTCTCGCGGCGGCGTTTCTCTGCGCCCAGGAGATGGCATCATTCACTCCTGGCTGAATCGGATGCTGCTTCCTGATACCGTTGGCACAGGCGGCGATTCACACACTCGTTTCCCGCTTGGCATCTCTTTCCCGGCTGGCTCAGGTTTGGTTGCATTTGCCGCTGCGCTCGGTGCAATGCCGCTCGATATGCCTGAATCGGTACTAGTTCGATTCAAAGGCAAACTACAGCCCGGAGTCACCCTACGCGATGTGGTAAACGCGATTCCATACGTCGCGATGCAGCAAGGTAAGCTCACGGTTGCCAAAGAAAACAAAAAGAACGTTTACTCTGGCAAAATTATCGAGATGGAAGGATTGCCCGATTTGCAGCTAGAGCAAGCGTTTGAACTCACAGATGCCACGGCTGAACGATCGGCAGCAGGCTGCACGATCGCGCTCTCGGTTGAAACCGTTTCTGAATACTTACGCTCCAATACCGCCCTACTCAAAAATATGGTGGCACGAGGTTACGGTGATGCTCGTACCATTCTCCGCCGCGTCCGCAACATGGAAGAATGGTTAGCTGATCCGCATTTATTACAAGCTGATCCAGATGCTGAATACGCAGACATTATCGAAGTTGATCTCGATCAGATTAAAGAGCCGATCGTTGCTGCTCCCAATGATCCCGACAACATCAAGCTGATGTCCGAATGTGCAGGCGATCCGATTCACGAGGTCTTTATCGGTTCTTGCATGACCAACATCGGACATTACCGCGCTGCTGCGAAAATTCTCGAAGGAGCCGGAGTCGCCAAAGCCAAGCTTTGGATCGCCCCGCCAACCCGCATGGACGAACAACAGCTACGCGCTGAAGGAGTCTACGAAATCTTCCAGGCGACCGGAGCGCGAACAGAAATGCCGGGATGCTCGCTCTGCATGGGCAATCAAGCGCGAGTCGAGGATGGCGTAACCGTGTTCTCGACCTCGACCCGTAACTTCAACAACCGCATGGGTAAAGGGGCGCAGGTTTATCTTGGCTCTGCGGAACTGGCGGCAGTCTGTGCGCTGTTGGGCAAAATTCCGACGATCAAGGAGTACATGAGCGTGGTACAGGAGAAAATTGACCCGTTTGCGTCAGACTTGTATCAGTATTTGAACTTCGATCGGATTTCCGGTTTCGAGGATGAAGGACGAGTGCTATCGAAAGAAGAAGAAGCAAAACTCATCGCTAGTGTGAGCTAG
- a CDS encoding LysR family transcriptional regulator translates to MRLEQLQAFLAIAETGSFQQAARKCDVTQSTISRQLQSLEADLGMSLLHRTAQAKLTVAGERFLPRARRICQEWRNAIAELEELRLGKQPELCIAAIHSVCAFHLPPVLQRFCQDFPDVQLRVTSLGSDRALKVLKDGLVDLAIVMNNRFLTASPEMVVDVLYDEPVRVLMAADHPLAQYQMVPWSELVHYPQVVFKDGYGMQRLVQEQFQRQGATLKAALELNTLDAFRGVVRQGELIALLPQSAIQDIHLDPTLAVRSTTDPTLIRQVVLVTTHDRLQIPPIQRFRALVQELMQPSLLVQLPKALV, encoded by the coding sequence ATGCGTCTAGAGCAGCTACAGGCATTTTTAGCGATCGCAGAAACCGGAAGTTTTCAGCAAGCCGCCCGCAAGTGTGATGTGACGCAATCGACGATCAGCCGCCAGCTTCAGTCGCTGGAGGCTGATTTGGGAATGTCTTTGCTGCATCGGACGGCTCAGGCAAAATTGACCGTTGCAGGTGAGCGATTTTTGCCTCGCGCTCGCAGGATCTGTCAAGAATGGCGGAACGCGATCGCTGAGCTTGAAGAACTCCGGCTTGGTAAACAACCTGAACTTTGTATTGCCGCAATTCATTCGGTCTGTGCCTTTCATTTGCCGCCTGTGCTGCAACGCTTCTGTCAAGACTTCCCTGACGTACAGCTGCGGGTCACTTCGCTAGGGAGCGATCGCGCCTTGAAAGTCTTGAAAGATGGATTGGTAGATCTAGCGATCGTCATGAACAACCGCTTTCTCACGGCAAGTCCAGAAATGGTGGTGGATGTGCTTTACGATGAGCCTGTACGGGTGTTAATGGCAGCAGATCACCCTTTGGCGCAGTATCAAATGGTGCCGTGGTCGGAGCTAGTTCACTATCCACAAGTCGTGTTCAAAGATGGGTATGGGATGCAGCGCTTGGTGCAAGAACAATTCCAGCGCCAAGGTGCAACGCTCAAAGCGGCTTTAGAACTGAATACTCTGGATGCGTTTCGAGGCGTGGTCAGGCAGGGAGAATTGATTGCGCTCTTACCTCAAAGCGCCATTCAAGACATTCATCTCGATCCAACGCTGGCAGTACGATCGACCACTGACCCAACGCTCATTCGACAAGTCGTTTTGGTGACGACGCACGATCGACTTCAAATCCCGCCCATTCAGCGATTTCGGGCACTGGTTCAAGAACTCATGCAGCCGTCGTTGTTGGTACAGCTTCCAAAAGCGCTCGTCTGA
- a CDS encoding anthranilate phosphoribosyltransferase family protein, producing the protein MSYEFRDLLKKVGSGTHTNENLTRQEAETATRLMLLQEATPAQIGAFMISHRIKRPTGEELAGMLDAYDALSDRLPAIASKIPVTVMCNPYDGRSRTAPLSPLIALVLAAAGVPVVLHGGDRMPTKEGVPLIELWDGLGVNWKPLSIAQVHQVLENTGLGFVYLPTHFPLAHGLVPYREQIGKRPPFSTLELMWNPYAGESHLVCGYVHPPTEGMFRDAFAMRGTTNFTTVKGLEGSCDLPRDRTAIIGIGMGEKFERLTLVPRDYGFAARELPLTPLDELFTEMQATLKGEFSELSQAVIWNSGFYLWRSHICTSLEAGFAQAKAILELGQAERKLQQLIGAIANLRSPASVNSI; encoded by the coding sequence ATGAGCTATGAGTTTCGGGACTTGCTAAAAAAGGTCGGCAGTGGAACCCACACAAACGAGAACTTGACTCGTCAAGAAGCAGAAACCGCAACTCGACTGATGCTGCTGCAAGAAGCAACTCCCGCCCAGATTGGCGCGTTTATGATTTCGCACCGGATCAAGCGCCCCACCGGAGAAGAACTGGCTGGAATGCTGGATGCCTATGATGCTCTAAGCGATCGGTTGCCTGCGATCGCATCCAAGATTCCCGTTACGGTGATGTGCAATCCTTACGATGGTCGATCGCGCACTGCTCCATTAAGTCCGTTGATTGCGCTGGTTTTAGCGGCGGCAGGCGTTCCGGTGGTGCTACACGGGGGCGATCGAATGCCGACGAAAGAAGGTGTTCCCCTGATTGAACTCTGGGATGGATTAGGCGTGAATTGGAAGCCCTTGTCGATAGCTCAAGTGCATCAAGTTCTAGAAAATACAGGCTTAGGATTTGTCTATTTGCCGACGCATTTTCCCTTAGCTCATGGTTTGGTTCCGTATCGAGAGCAGATTGGCAAACGTCCGCCGTTTTCGACGCTGGAATTGATGTGGAACCCTTATGCGGGTGAATCGCATTTAGTTTGCGGCTATGTCCATCCACCAACTGAAGGAATGTTCCGGGATGCGTTTGCAATGCGGGGAACGACGAACTTTACAACAGTGAAAGGACTAGAAGGCAGCTGCGATTTACCTCGCGATCGTACCGCGATCATCGGCATTGGTATGGGCGAAAAGTTTGAGCGCCTAACTCTAGTGCCGCGTGATTATGGATTTGCCGCAAGAGAGTTACCCCTCACCCCGCTCGATGAACTTTTCACTGAGATGCAGGCAACTCTTAAAGGCGAATTCTCTGAACTGTCGCAAGCGGTGATTTGGAATAGTGGGTTTTATTTGTGGCGATCGCACATCTGCACCAGTCTAGAAGCGGGATTTGCTCAAGCAAAAGCGATTTTAGAACTAGGGCAAGCTGAGCGGAAGTTGCAGCAATTGATTGGAGCGATCGCGAACCTGCGATCGCCCGCCTCGGTCAATTCGATCTAG
- a CDS encoding histidine phosphatase family protein produces the protein MTTRVILVRHGESSYNVEKRAQGHCDLSTLTEKGEKMATQVATALKDLKFDAIYSSPLQRAKRTAEIVLAGLDNPPPLQTTDDLKEINIQIWEGLLFTEIAEKYPEMYAHWHSEPHKVRMPLPDGAELSPVLDLYEQAERFWRSIIPQHQNQTILIVAHSGINRALINTAIGLQPADYQRFHISNCGISVLNFSGELGDQVQIESLNVTSHLGETIPKTRPNHKGARLLLVRHGETEWNRQGRFQGQIDVPLNDNGRVQASQAAEFLKSVQIDSAVSSSMARPKETAEIILKYHPEVELQLRDDLREISHGLWEGKFESEIEAGYPGLLHQWQSKPETVQMPEGENLQQVWDRAVTGWNAIVESAQPGETILVVAHDAINKAILCYVAGLTPAAFWNFKQGNGAVSVIDYVKGADATPLLMAMNITTHLGGVLDKTAAGAL, from the coding sequence ATGACGACTCGTGTAATTCTCGTGCGCCACGGTGAAAGCAGCTATAACGTGGAAAAAAGAGCGCAGGGGCATTGTGATCTCTCCACGCTGACCGAGAAGGGCGAAAAGATGGCAACCCAAGTTGCAACCGCCCTGAAAGATTTGAAGTTCGATGCGATTTACAGCAGTCCCTTACAACGCGCTAAACGCACGGCTGAAATTGTTCTTGCAGGTCTTGACAATCCGCCTCCGCTTCAAACGACTGATGATCTCAAAGAGATTAATATTCAGATTTGGGAAGGCTTGCTGTTTACGGAAATTGCAGAGAAATACCCGGAAATGTATGCTCATTGGCACTCGGAACCGCACAAGGTCAGAATGCCGCTACCGGATGGGGCTGAACTTTCTCCTGTTTTGGATTTATATGAGCAGGCAGAGCGATTTTGGCGATCGATCATTCCCCAACACCAGAATCAAACGATTCTGATCGTCGCGCATAGTGGCATCAATCGGGCTTTGATTAATACTGCGATCGGGCTTCAACCCGCAGATTATCAGCGCTTCCATATTTCTAACTGTGGAATCAGCGTTCTCAATTTCTCTGGTGAATTGGGGGATCAAGTTCAAATCGAATCGCTCAACGTCACCTCACATCTGGGTGAAACGATTCCTAAAACGAGACCGAATCACAAAGGCGCTCGTCTGTTGCTTGTGAGACACGGCGAAACTGAGTGGAATCGACAGGGACGATTTCAGGGTCAAATTGATGTACCGCTCAACGACAACGGACGAGTTCAAGCGAGTCAAGCCGCAGAATTTCTCAAATCTGTGCAAATCGATTCTGCCGTCAGTAGCTCAATGGCGCGTCCAAAAGAAACCGCAGAAATTATTCTCAAATACCATCCTGAAGTTGAACTGCAGCTGCGCGATGATCTGCGCGAGATTAGTCACGGACTTTGGGAAGGCAAATTTGAATCCGAGATTGAAGCAGGTTATCCAGGATTGCTGCATCAATGGCAAAGTAAACCGGAAACGGTACAGATGCCTGAAGGTGAGAATTTACAGCAGGTTTGGGATCGTGCCGTTACGGGATGGAATGCGATCGTTGAGTCGGCTCAACCCGGAGAAACGATTCTCGTTGTGGCTCACGATGCCATTAACAAAGCGATTCTCTGCTACGTTGCAGGCTTAACTCCGGCTGCTTTTTGGAATTTTAAGCAAGGAAACGGTGCGGTGAGCGTGATCGATTACGTCAAAGGAGCCGATGCAACTCCTTTGTTGATGGCAATGAATATCACAACTCATCTAGGTGGCGTTTTGGATAAGACCGCAGCAGGCGCACTCTAG
- a CDS encoding CPBP family intramembrane metalloprotease encodes MTPKRILLWGLTLVAVAAIALDLIGSWNQPQFQSRLELSQTDLLLQAAQYQGDSNTAALTDRNPQKTALEAYQKTRSSVEKGISTAQTQIESDSDSAKALTTELAKQVTLRDELDVRIGILQAQQNQVDAALKSWANLTAPQTQKSRNLKITADTLTALWQNTLPPRAESILKQNLTGWFRNRSLEKLYTLEQRSDALTDLRNAEQQTSQQALVKWVSANAVPAIALIVGFGVLLILGGQWLFKRNQSLLKGTNSVRWAVPWDFEITWQVLVVGFFAVGQLLIGQVIVPLGLLAARTAFQLDPTTFTVRDRAFLAFFTYLLLAAGGLSVLYFSIRKFLPLENNWFRFSLKGRWLLWGVGGYAAAYPLVAGISWINDKIWQGRGGSNPLLSIALEGRDSIALVLFFVTAAIAAPLFEETFFRGFLLPSLTKYFTTWQAILISGLIFAIVHLSLSEVLPLTVLGVILGFVYTRTQNLMASVLLHALWNSGTLLALFLLGSAAT; translated from the coding sequence ATGACACCGAAGCGGATTTTATTGTGGGGTTTGACTTTAGTCGCAGTCGCGGCGATCGCGCTTGACCTAATTGGCAGTTGGAATCAACCTCAATTCCAAAGTCGATTAGAACTTTCTCAGACCGATTTGCTTCTGCAAGCGGCGCAGTACCAAGGCGATTCAAATACAGCCGCCCTCACCGATCGCAACCCCCAGAAAACCGCGCTGGAAGCGTATCAAAAAACGCGATCGTCCGTCGAAAAAGGAATTTCCACGGCTCAAACCCAAATTGAATCAGATTCCGATTCTGCTAAAGCCTTAACGACGGAACTTGCAAAACAAGTGACATTGCGCGATGAGCTTGATGTCAGAATTGGCATCCTCCAGGCTCAACAAAATCAAGTTGATGCGGCACTCAAAAGCTGGGCGAATCTTACCGCTCCGCAGACTCAAAAAAGCCGCAATCTCAAAATAACGGCGGATACCCTAACTGCACTGTGGCAGAATACATTGCCACCCAGAGCCGAATCCATTCTGAAGCAAAATCTGACAGGCTGGTTCCGCAACCGATCGCTCGAAAAACTCTACACTCTAGAACAGCGATCGGATGCCTTAACTGACCTTCGCAATGCAGAACAGCAAACCTCTCAACAGGCTTTAGTGAAGTGGGTCAGCGCTAATGCGGTTCCAGCGATCGCGCTAATTGTCGGCTTTGGGGTGCTGCTCATTCTAGGGGGACAATGGCTTTTCAAGCGCAATCAATCCTTACTCAAAGGAACGAATTCAGTGCGATGGGCAGTGCCTTGGGATTTTGAGATTACTTGGCAGGTGTTAGTTGTTGGATTCTTCGCTGTTGGGCAACTGTTAATCGGACAGGTGATTGTCCCGCTCGGATTGTTGGCGGCAAGAACAGCATTTCAGCTTGATCCGACGACCTTTACTGTGCGCGATCGAGCGTTTCTCGCTTTTTTCACTTATCTATTGCTGGCAGCAGGTGGACTTAGCGTTCTGTACTTCTCGATTCGGAAGTTTTTGCCGCTTGAGAACAACTGGTTTCGCTTCAGCCTAAAGGGTCGCTGGTTACTTTGGGGAGTGGGCGGATATGCCGCAGCTTACCCGCTAGTTGCAGGAATCTCCTGGATCAATGACAAAATTTGGCAGGGTCGCGGCGGCAGTAATCCGCTCTTGTCGATCGCGCTTGAAGGCCGAGATTCGATCGCGCTTGTTCTATTTTTTGTCACGGCAGCGATCGCGGCTCCGTTGTTTGAGGAAACGTTTTTCCGGGGATTTCTCTTGCCTTCATTGACGAAGTATTTCACGACTTGGCAAGCGATTTTGATCAGTGGCTTGATCTTTGCGATCGTGCATCTCAGCTTATCCGAAGTCCTACCTCTAACTGTGTTGGGCGTGATCTTAGGATTTGTCTACACGCGGACGCAAAATCTGATGGCATCGGTGCTACTTCATGCTTTATGGAATAGCGGCACCCTATTAGCATTGTTCCTACTTGGTAGTGCAGCAACCTAA
- a CDS encoding TM2 domain-containing protein — MTSGTSGDASKKIAAGICGILLGSLGVHKFVLGYTTEGLIILAATFLTCGVGAMVTSIIGIVEGIIYLTKSDDEFVSTYIASKKGWF, encoded by the coding sequence ATGACGAGTGGAACCTCTGGTGATGCAAGCAAGAAAATTGCAGCAGGCATCTGCGGTATTTTGCTAGGAAGCCTTGGCGTACACAAATTTGTTTTGGGTTACACAACCGAGGGGCTAATTATCTTAGCTGCAACCTTTCTAACCTGCGGAGTTGGTGCAATGGTGACATCAATTATCGGAATCGTAGAAGGCATCATTTACCTTACCAAGAGCGATGATGAATTTGTCAGCACCTACATCGCCAGCAAAAAAGGCTGGTTTTAA